In Bacteroidota bacterium, a single window of DNA contains:
- a CDS encoding sodium ion-translocating decarboxylase subunit beta: MKKIFIIFGVMSFLIFIRPVLGLNSETDTEKTELSISNWENNQSKEVLDGAFDGIKQFYSYTGFANATGSHILMIIVGLVFIYLGIKYDYEPLLLIPIGTGVILGNIPFVAGNQIGIYESGSVMNYLYFGVVKGIYPPLIFLGIGAMTDFSSLIANPKLMLLGAAAQIGVFGTFLGAIYLGFNLPEAGAIGIIGGADGPTAIFLSSKLANGVNILPDGTTVKNLIGPIAIAAYSYMALVPVIQPPLMRLLISKEDRKIRMKPLRAVSRKEKMLFPIVGLLLTTFISPSALPLLGMLFFGNLLKESGRTERLADTARTKLIDIVTILLGVTVGASTQADIFINKDSMLIFGLGAISFVIATMGGLLFAKFMNLFLKGDNKINPLIGAAGVSAVPDSARVVHHEALKSDSNNYLLMHAMAPNVSGVIGSAVAAGIILSFLA; this comes from the coding sequence ATGAAGAAAATATTTATAATATTCGGAGTAATGTCTTTTCTGATATTTATAAGGCCTGTATTAGGATTAAATTCAGAAACTGATACTGAAAAAACTGAACTTTCAATTTCCAATTGGGAAAATAATCAATCAAAAGAGGTTCTTGACGGTGCATTCGATGGTATAAAGCAGTTTTATAGCTATACCGGATTTGCCAATGCAACAGGCAGTCATATACTAATGATTATTGTGGGGCTGGTATTCATATATCTCGGTATAAAGTACGATTATGAGCCACTATTGTTAATCCCTATTGGAACAGGGGTTATATTAGGTAATATACCTTTTGTTGCCGGAAATCAAATTGGTATTTATGAAAGTGGATCTGTAATGAACTATTTATACTTTGGAGTAGTAAAAGGAATCTATCCACCACTAATATTTTTGGGAATTGGTGCCATGACAGATTTTTCATCTCTTATAGCTAACCCAAAATTAATGCTTCTTGGAGCTGCAGCCCAAATAGGTGTATTTGGCACTTTTCTTGGAGCAATATATCTTGGTTTTAACCTTCCTGAAGCCGGTGCTATTGGGATAATTGGTGGTGCAGATGGACCAACTGCTATTTTTCTTTCGTCAAAATTAGCTAATGGGGTGAATATTCTACCCGATGGTACAACAGTAAAAAACCTTATTGGCCCAATTGCAATTGCAGCATATTCATATATGGCTCTGGTTCCTGTAATACAACCACCTTTAATGAGGTTATTGATATCCAAAGAGGATAGAAAAATTCGTATGAAACCACTCAGAGCTGTTTCCCGCAAAGAAAAAATGCTATTTCCAATCGTCGGATTGTTATTAACAACTTTTATTTCACCAAGTGCATTACCTCTACTGGGAATGTTGTTCTTTGGAAACTTACTTAAAGAGTCTGGAAGAACCGAAAGACTTGCAGATACAGCCCGAACAAAGTTAATTGATATTGTAACTATTTTACTTGGTGTGACGGTTGGTGCATCAACCCAGGCAGATATTTTCATCAATAAAGATTCAATGTTAATATTCGGATTAGGAGCAATTTCATTTGTAATAGCAACTATGGGCGGCTTATTATTTGCAAAATTCATGAATTTATTTCTCAAAGGAGATAATAAAATTAACCCACTAATTGGAGCTGCAGGAGTTTCAGCAGTACCCGATAGTGCCAGAGTGGTTCATCATGAAGCTTTAAAGTCAGAT